One region of Maribacter dokdonensis DSW-8 genomic DNA includes:
- a CDS encoding heavy metal translocating P-type ATPase encodes MKVNTCFHCGDPCDRQLITFEEKSFCCTGCKTVYEIFSSNDLSHYYELQEAAGSTPKAIEGKYDFLNNEDIITKLLEFNDGNIQIVNLYIPTIHCSSCIWILENLNKLNNNVTNSQVDFPKKTIRVTYTKEFGLKSLVLLLAKIGYEPYISLEDFEGKKKATDRSLIYKLGVAGFAFGNVMFLSFPEYFDLGSSAASGGEFWLNQYQGLFRWMMFVFSLPVVFYAGWDYFVSAFKGLRAKLLNIDVPIALGILVLFLRSTFDIAFDLGSGFFDSLTGLVFFLLLGKFFQQRTYSFLSFERDYKSYFPIAITRLNTDGTEETVPVQNIEKGDRILIRNEEMIPVDGTLVYGSAQIDYSFVSGESEPVNKEIGEQLFAGGKQLNGVIEMVALKSVSQSYLTQLWSNAVFKTDKTTTFQNLTDSIGKRFTIAVLTIAIVSTTFWLFHDPTKAMNVFTAVLIIACPCAIALASPFTLGNMLRIFGKKKFYIKNTQTIEQLAKIDTAIFDKTGTITTSQKSTAYYEGMPLTAEEESLLKNTIRASNHPLSRSLYDLLKEQNIITLDEYEEHIGKGLVSSKGNIKMKIGSANFVGKAIPENMLDTSMYISTNNDYKGRYVFQNQYREGLSTTFKNMSQTLNLAILSGDNEGEKTRLEALLPKLTPLFFNQKPEHKLAFIKTLQEQGKKVLMVGDGLNDAGALAQSNVGIAISENINVFSPACDAILDASKFQQLYSYMLASKKAIRIIKMSFMLSLLYNCVGLYFAVTGQLEPVIAAILMPLSSISIVAFTTVMTNFIGRKLS; translated from the coding sequence ATGAAGGTTAATACTTGTTTTCATTGCGGAGATCCTTGTGATAGGCAACTGATCACTTTTGAAGAAAAGTCTTTTTGTTGTACCGGTTGCAAGACCGTATATGAAATTTTTTCATCTAACGACCTCTCCCATTATTACGAATTGCAAGAAGCGGCCGGTTCTACACCAAAAGCCATAGAAGGCAAATATGATTTTTTGAATAATGAAGATATCATAACCAAACTACTAGAGTTTAATGATGGCAACATACAGATCGTTAATCTTTATATACCCACAATACACTGTAGTTCATGTATCTGGATTTTGGAAAACCTGAACAAACTGAACAACAATGTAACGAACTCTCAAGTAGATTTCCCAAAGAAAACCATTAGGGTTACCTATACAAAAGAGTTTGGATTAAAGTCCCTAGTTTTACTATTGGCAAAAATTGGATATGAACCATATATATCTTTAGAGGATTTTGAAGGAAAAAAGAAAGCGACCGATAGAAGCCTTATATACAAACTTGGGGTTGCAGGCTTTGCTTTTGGCAATGTTATGTTTTTATCTTTCCCCGAATACTTTGACCTAGGTTCCAGTGCGGCTTCCGGTGGTGAATTTTGGCTTAACCAGTATCAAGGTCTTTTTCGGTGGATGATGTTCGTTTTTTCATTACCTGTAGTCTTTTATGCCGGATGGGACTATTTTGTATCGGCTTTTAAAGGGCTACGTGCCAAACTCTTAAATATTGATGTACCCATTGCTTTAGGCATTCTAGTGCTTTTTCTCAGAAGTACTTTTGATATTGCTTTTGACCTGGGTAGCGGATTTTTTGACTCTCTTACAGGGTTGGTTTTCTTTCTTTTACTTGGCAAATTCTTTCAGCAAAGAACCTATAGTTTTCTATCTTTTGAGCGAGATTATAAGTCCTATTTTCCTATTGCCATTACCCGTTTGAACACAGACGGAACAGAGGAAACCGTGCCTGTTCAAAATATTGAAAAAGGGGATCGCATATTGATCAGAAACGAAGAAATGATCCCTGTAGACGGCACCTTAGTATACGGCAGTGCACAAATTGATTATAGTTTTGTATCTGGGGAATCTGAACCTGTAAATAAAGAAATTGGCGAACAATTATTTGCCGGTGGAAAACAGTTAAATGGTGTTATTGAAATGGTAGCCTTAAAATCCGTTTCGCAAAGTTACCTTACACAATTATGGAGCAATGCCGTTTTTAAGACAGATAAAACCACCACTTTTCAAAACCTGACCGATAGTATTGGTAAGCGCTTTACCATTGCTGTACTTACTATTGCTATTGTATCTACCACCTTTTGGTTATTCCATGACCCTACTAAGGCCATGAACGTATTTACGGCGGTATTGATCATTGCTTGCCCATGCGCCATTGCTTTAGCTTCTCCTTTTACCTTAGGAAATATGCTGCGCATTTTTGGAAAGAAAAAATTCTACATTAAAAATACCCAGACCATTGAGCAACTAGCCAAAATAGATACTGCCATTTTTGATAAAACAGGAACCATAACCACTAGTCAAAAAAGCACTGCTTATTATGAAGGCATGCCTTTGACCGCAGAAGAAGAATCTCTTTTAAAGAATACCATAAGAGCATCTAACCACCCTTTAAGCAGATCTTTATATGATCTGCTTAAAGAACAGAATATCATCACCTTAGATGAGTATGAAGAGCATATTGGCAAAGGACTTGTAAGTAGTAAGGGAAACATAAAAATGAAAATTGGTTCGGCAAATTTTGTTGGCAAAGCAATCCCTGAAAATATGCTTGATACCTCTATGTATATTAGTACCAATAACGATTATAAGGGCAGGTATGTTTTTCAAAACCAATATCGTGAAGGGTTATCTACTACTTTCAAGAATATGTCGCAGACCTTGAACCTGGCAATTTTATCTGGGGACAATGAGGGAGAAAAAACTAGATTGGAAGCTTTGTTACCCAAACTTACCCCCTTATTCTTCAATCAAAAACCAGAGCATAAATTAGCTTTTATTAAAACATTGCAAGAACAAGGCAAAAAGGTGCTTATGGTTGGTGATGGGTTAAATGATGCCGGCGCATTGGCGCAAAGTAATGTAGGTATTGCCATATCTGAAAACATCAATGTCTTCTCTCCCGCGTGTGATGCCATCTTAGACGCTTCTAAATTTCAACAATTGTACAGTTATATGCTTGCATCTAAAAAAGCGATACGTATTATTAAAATGAGTTTTATGCTATCGCTGCTCTATAATTGCGTAGGCTTATATTTTGCGGTAACCGGACAGTTAGAACCAGTAATTGCCGCTATTCTTATGCCATTAAGCTCTATTAGTATTGTTGCATTTACTACAGTCATGACAAACTTTATTGGTAGAAAATTGTCTTAA
- a CDS encoding Crp/Fnr family transcriptional regulator, protein MESRCENCIIRQFNSLRALSKEELKKVSNAKISKKIKKGDALFSEGQKLDGVYCVRNGVSKLSKLSSNGKEQIVKLTNRGEIMGQRSVIAEDYTNLSATAINDMEVCFIPKEIITTTLNTNPYFSLEVLRHMAHDLKEADDVIVNMSQKTVKQRLAEALLYLRQNYGEDENGFLLLTLSRDDYANIVGAATESLIRMLSDFRKKGLIKTEGKKIGIVNDCALKELIDGF, encoded by the coding sequence ATGGAAAGTAGATGTGAGAACTGTATTATAAGACAATTTAATTCGCTACGAGCATTGAGTAAAGAAGAGCTAAAAAAGGTCTCCAATGCCAAAATTTCCAAAAAGATAAAAAAGGGAGATGCATTGTTTTCAGAAGGGCAAAAGTTAGATGGCGTTTACTGCGTACGTAACGGTGTTTCTAAGTTGTCCAAGCTTAGTAGCAACGGGAAGGAGCAAATAGTAAAATTGACCAATAGGGGCGAAATAATGGGACAACGTTCTGTAATTGCAGAGGATTATACCAATTTGAGCGCCACGGCGATCAATGATATGGAGGTTTGTTTTATTCCCAAAGAAATAATTACGACAACTTTAAATACCAATCCATATTTTTCTTTAGAAGTGTTACGGCATATGGCGCACGATTTAAAAGAGGCAGATGATGTCATTGTAAATATGTCTCAGAAGACCGTAAAACAGCGCCTTGCAGAGGCATTATTGTATTTGAGACAGAACTATGGCGAAGACGAAAACGGTTTTCTGTTACTCACGTTAAGTAGAGATGATTATGCCAACATTGTAGGTGCCGCAACGGAATCTTTGATTAGAATGCTATCCGATTTTAGAAAGAAAGGGCTTATTAAAACCGAAGGTAAAAAAATAGGTATCGTAAACGATTGTGCCTTAAAAGAACTCATAGACGGGTTTTAA
- a CDS encoding universal stress protein produces MKNILISTDFSLAAWNATEFALRLFADTTCTFYFLNAYTPEIYSNRLMAGNAVVEAKVCTAQKASEKGLSMLLSRVKKQHGNHRHTYVKIPTFSLLIEEVKEAIEKYALDFIVMGATGEEEDPSCLMGRNAVRILDNVQNCPVLVIPKKFTFRDLANIALVSDANYFYKGNELNSLLEVCSGFNSRVHILNFQKSNDHLNTLKKLNLYTIDKTLHNVSHEFYNISVKDALSFTLSTFIDQNNCQLVVVFSSNHEFMKNLRLNYVIDKAHFCKDVPILSLKSIEN; encoded by the coding sequence ATGAAAAACATTCTAATATCTACAGATTTTTCTTTGGCCGCATGGAATGCTACCGAGTTTGCACTACGTCTTTTTGCCGATACTACATGTACGTTCTATTTTTTAAATGCGTATACCCCAGAAATTTACAGTAATAGATTAATGGCGGGTAATGCTGTTGTAGAAGCCAAAGTTTGTACTGCACAGAAAGCATCGGAAAAGGGACTTTCAATGTTGCTGTCACGTGTTAAAAAGCAACATGGTAATCACCGTCATACCTATGTAAAAATCCCAACATTTTCATTGTTGATTGAAGAAGTGAAAGAGGCCATAGAAAAGTATGCTTTAGATTTTATAGTAATGGGCGCAACAGGAGAAGAAGAGGACCCTTCTTGTTTAATGGGTAGAAATGCGGTAAGGATTTTGGATAATGTACAAAATTGCCCTGTTTTAGTAATACCAAAAAAATTTACGTTTAGGGACCTAGCCAATATTGCCTTGGTGTCAGATGCAAATTATTTTTATAAGGGAAACGAATTGAATTCATTGTTAGAAGTATGTAGCGGTTTTAATAGCAGAGTTCATATTCTTAATTTTCAGAAATCTAATGATCATTTGAATACCCTTAAAAAATTGAATTTGTATACCATAGATAAAACACTACATAATGTATCACATGAATTTTACAATATATCGGTTAAGGACGCTTTATCTTTTACTTTAAGTACTTTCATTGATCAAAATAATTGTCAATTGGTTGTGGTATTCAGTAGTAATCATGAGTTTATGAAAAACCTGAGGCTTAATTATGTCATTGACAAGGCACATTTTTGTAAAGATGTGCCTATACTTTCATTAAAATCAATTGAAAATTGA
- the rpiA gene encoding ribose-5-phosphate isomerase RpiA: MSAVNEKKVAALEAVKFIESGMNVGLGTGSTAFFMIEAIGEMVQNGLHIKAVATSNETEKLARKLGIDVITLAEAKRLNVTIDGADEVDQDFQLIKGGGGALLREKIVAHNSDLNIVIADSSKSVKKLGKFKLPIETIPFATQLIIKELEGMKLSPVQRLKDGEHYRTDENNDIIDIDIWDADVKLTTLEQQLKTIPGIVETGLFLSTTDIVIIGEGDQAVVKKR; the protein is encoded by the coding sequence GTGAGCGCGGTAAACGAGAAAAAAGTAGCAGCATTAGAGGCGGTAAAATTTATTGAATCAGGAATGAATGTAGGTCTAGGTACCGGATCTACGGCATTTTTTATGATTGAAGCCATTGGTGAAATGGTGCAGAACGGATTACACATCAAAGCCGTTGCAACATCTAACGAGACTGAAAAATTAGCAAGAAAACTAGGTATTGATGTCATTACCTTGGCAGAGGCAAAGCGGTTGAATGTTACCATTGATGGTGCGGATGAGGTAGATCAAGACTTTCAGTTGATCAAAGGCGGTGGAGGTGCATTGCTGCGCGAAAAAATTGTGGCACATAATTCCGATCTTAATATTGTTATTGCCGATTCTTCTAAAAGTGTAAAAAAACTAGGTAAGTTCAAATTGCCTATAGAAACCATTCCCTTTGCAACACAGCTTATCATAAAGGAACTTGAAGGCATGAAACTTAGTCCCGTTCAACGTTTAAAAGATGGTGAGCATTATAGAACGGACGAAAACAACGACATTATAGACATAGATATTTGGGATGCCGATGTTAAACTGACGACCTTAGAACAGCAATTAAAGACCATACCCGGTATAGTAGAAACAGGATTGTTCTTGTCCACTACCGATATTGTTATCATTGGGGAAGGGGATCAAGCAGTTGTCAAAAAGAGATAA
- a CDS encoding transketolase family protein, which translates to MNKELDQLAADNIRALAVAMVEKANSGHPGGPMGGADYMHILYTEFFNYDPSDMKWPFRDRFFMDAGHLSTLMYAQYYLLGNYSKDDVSNFRQWGSVTPGHPEVDVARGIENTSGPLGQGHTMGVGAAVAANFLKARFGDWMNHKIYGFISDGGVQEEISQGAGRIAGHLGLSNFIMFYDSNDVQLSSKTDEVTSEDTAKKYEAWGWKVVTIDGHDHEQIRKALTDANAETEKPTLIIGQTIMGKGCVTADGTPYEGYTELHGKPIGDTGADYEKTLVNLGADVDNPFDIYSKVEEYYEGIINRKKDEAQAKKREIDAWRSENPGLSAKLDGFLEGKLPKLDFSSIAQKEGQATRAASSNVLAYLAQNVENMIVSSADLSNSDKTDGFLKNTSILKKGDFSGAFLQAGVAELTMATMANGIALHGGVMAVVATFFVFSDYMKPAIRLSCIQELPVKFVWTHDAFRVGEDGPTHQPIEQEAQIRLLEKLKNHSHEQSFVALRPADSQETNVAWKMAMENQKTPTGLILSRQGIGDVPAKSGNRYEEALGAEKGGYLVQEVADPDVILIANGSEVSTLVAATKLLEEKEGLKVNIASIPSEGLFRQQSEAYQEKIIPPNKPVFGLTAGLPVNLEGLAGPNGKVFGLEHFGYSAPATVLDEKFGFTGDQVYQQVVDFLK; encoded by the coding sequence ATGAACAAGGAACTAGATCAATTAGCGGCCGATAATATTAGGGCATTAGCTGTAGCGATGGTAGAAAAGGCAAACTCTGGGCACCCAGGTGGGCCAATGGGAGGAGCAGACTACATGCACATTTTATATACTGAATTTTTCAACTATGATCCTTCTGATATGAAATGGCCTTTTAGAGATCGTTTCTTTATGGATGCTGGTCACTTATCAACATTGATGTATGCGCAATATTACCTTTTGGGGAACTACTCAAAAGACGACGTATCCAATTTTAGACAATGGGGATCGGTAACACCTGGTCACCCTGAGGTAGATGTGGCAAGAGGTATTGAAAATACATCTGGTCCATTAGGTCAAGGGCATACTATGGGTGTTGGTGCAGCGGTAGCGGCCAATTTCTTAAAAGCACGTTTTGGCGATTGGATGAACCATAAGATCTATGGCTTTATTTCCGATGGTGGTGTGCAAGAAGAAATTTCTCAAGGTGCAGGTAGAATTGCTGGTCACTTAGGCTTAAGTAATTTTATCATGTTCTATGATTCTAACGATGTTCAATTATCATCTAAAACAGATGAGGTAACTTCTGAGGATACTGCAAAGAAATATGAAGCATGGGGATGGAAAGTAGTTACTATAGACGGTCACGATCATGAGCAGATCAGAAAAGCGTTGACAGATGCCAATGCAGAAACCGAAAAGCCTACCTTGATCATTGGTCAGACCATAATGGGTAAAGGTTGTGTAACTGCAGATGGAACTCCGTACGAAGGGTACACCGAGTTACATGGTAAGCCAATTGGCGATACAGGAGCTGATTATGAAAAGACTTTGGTGAATTTAGGAGCCGATGTTGACAATCCTTTTGATATCTATTCAAAAGTAGAGGAATACTACGAAGGGATCATCAATAGAAAGAAAGATGAAGCTCAGGCAAAGAAAAGGGAAATAGATGCATGGCGTTCAGAAAACCCAGGGTTATCTGCTAAGTTAGATGGTTTCCTTGAAGGAAAATTACCTAAATTGGATTTCAGTTCTATAGCTCAAAAAGAAGGTCAGGCAACAAGAGCGGCATCTTCTAATGTTTTGGCATACTTGGCACAGAACGTAGAGAACATGATCGTATCTTCTGCAGATTTATCTAACAGTGATAAAACGGACGGGTTCTTAAAGAATACAAGTATTTTAAAGAAAGGTGATTTCTCCGGAGCCTTCTTACAGGCAGGTGTAGCGGAATTGACCATGGCAACTATGGCAAACGGTATTGCCTTACATGGTGGGGTTATGGCGGTAGTGGCCACATTCTTTGTGTTTTCTGATTATATGAAACCAGCCATTCGTTTAAGCTGTATTCAAGAATTACCGGTGAAGTTTGTTTGGACACATGATGCCTTTAGGGTAGGAGAGGATGGCCCAACGCACCAACCAATAGAGCAAGAAGCTCAAATACGTTTATTAGAGAAATTAAAGAACCATAGCCATGAGCAAAGTTTTGTAGCATTGCGCCCGGCAGATTCTCAAGAAACGAACGTAGCTTGGAAAATGGCCATGGAAAACCAAAAGACGCCAACAGGTCTTATCTTGTCCAGACAAGGTATAGGTGATGTACCTGCCAAGAGCGGTAACCGTTATGAAGAAGCTTTAGGAGCGGAAAAAGGAGGTTACTTGGTACAAGAAGTAGCTGATCCAGATGTAATATTAATTGCTAACGGTTCTGAGGTATCTACTTTAGTAGCGGCAACCAAATTATTGGAAGAGAAAGAAGGCTTGAAAGTGAATATCGCTTCAATACCTTCAGAAGGTTTGTTTAGACAACAATCAGAAGCATACCAAGAAAAAATTATTCCGCCAAACAAGCCGGTATTCGGTCTTACGGCAGGTTTACCTGTAAACTTGGAAGGTTTAGCAGGACCAAATGGTAAAGTATTCGGTTTAGAGCACTTTGGGTACTCTGCACCGGCAACCGTACTTGATGAGAAATTTGGGTTTACCGGGGATCAAGTATACCAACAAGTAGTAGATTTTTTAAAATAA
- the fsa gene encoding fructose-6-phosphate aldolase, whose protein sequence is MKFFIDTANLDEIKEAQDMGILDGVTTNPSLMAKEGITGADNILAHYKKICDLVDGDVSAEVISTDFDGMVEEGEKLVKISPQIVIKVPMIKEGVKAIKYFSDKGYRTNCTLVFSSGQALLAAKAGATYVSPFIGRLDDISTDGLGLIADIRLIYDNYGFETEILAASVRHVMHIIDCAKIGADVMTGGLGAITGLLKHPLTDSGLEKFLADYKKGN, encoded by the coding sequence ATGAAATTTTTTATAGATACAGCAAATTTAGACGAGATCAAAGAAGCTCAGGATATGGGTATTTTAGATGGTGTTACCACAAACCCATCTTTAATGGCTAAAGAAGGCATTACAGGTGCCGATAATATTTTGGCACATTACAAGAAAATATGTGACTTGGTAGACGGTGATGTTAGTGCTGAGGTAATTTCTACCGATTTTGACGGAATGGTTGAAGAAGGGGAGAAGTTGGTTAAAATTAGCCCACAGATCGTAATTAAGGTACCTATGATCAAAGAAGGTGTAAAAGCGATCAAGTATTTCTCTGATAAAGGATACAGAACTAACTGTACCTTGGTATTCTCTTCAGGTCAAGCTTTATTGGCTGCAAAAGCAGGAGCAACTTATGTATCTCCGTTCATTGGTCGTTTAGATGATATCTCAACGGATGGTTTAGGCTTAATAGCGGATATTCGTTTGATCTATGATAACTACGGTTTTGAAACTGAAATTTTAGCAGCATCTGTACGTCACGTAATGCATATTATTGACTGTGCTAAGATTGGTGCCGATGTTATGACCGGTGGCTTAGGTGCAATTACAGGACTTTTAAAACACCCATTGACAGATAGTGGTCTAGAGAAGTTCTTGGCAGATTACAAAAAAGGTAACTAA
- a CDS encoding glycoside hydrolase family 43 protein, whose product MRKLISILFLLILFSCSKKDSEIYLFSYFKGNGEDGLHLASSEDGLKWEALNNDKSFLEPNIGKDKLMRDPCIVKGGDNKFHMVWTVSWNERGIGYASSTNLIDWSEQKYIPIMHHEPDAVNCWAPELFYDEASELYLICWATTIPGRFPETDDSNGNGRNHRMYYTTTKDFVDFSETKMLYDQGFNVIDATIQKEDDTYIMFLKNETKLPKVEKNIRIATSNTLTDNYSEASEPISPNWVEGPTAIKIENRWIVYYDMYTEKKMGAVSSSDLKEWKDISDKISFPEGTRHGTVFKVKESILTDIISLHNNGYSK is encoded by the coding sequence ATGAGAAAATTAATATCAATACTTTTTCTACTCATCTTATTTAGTTGTTCAAAAAAAGATTCTGAAATATATTTATTTTCATATTTTAAAGGGAATGGAGAAGACGGATTGCACTTAGCCTCAAGCGAAGATGGTTTAAAGTGGGAGGCTCTTAATAACGATAAATCATTTCTTGAGCCAAACATTGGTAAAGATAAATTGATGAGAGACCCGTGTATTGTAAAGGGAGGTGACAATAAATTTCACATGGTATGGACGGTAAGTTGGAATGAAAGAGGGATTGGTTATGCTAGTTCTACAAATTTAATAGATTGGTCAGAACAGAAATATATTCCTATAATGCACCATGAACCAGATGCCGTAAACTGTTGGGCACCTGAATTATTTTATGATGAAGCTTCTGAGTTATATTTAATATGTTGGGCTACCACAATTCCTGGAAGATTTCCAGAAACAGATGATTCAAACGGTAACGGAAGAAACCATAGAATGTACTACACCACTACCAAAGATTTTGTTGATTTTAGTGAAACTAAAATGCTATACGACCAAGGTTTTAATGTAATAGACGCTACTATACAAAAGGAAGATGACACCTATATAATGTTTCTAAAAAATGAAACAAAACTCCCTAAGGTTGAAAAGAATATTCGAATAGCAACTAGTAATACCCTCACTGATAACTACTCCGAAGCTTCCGAACCTATAAGTCCCAATTGGGTAGAAGGACCAACTGCAATAAAAATTGAAAACAGATGGATTGTATATTACGATATGTATACTGAAAAAAAAATGGGTGCAGTTAGTTCTTCAGATTTAAAAGAATGGAAAGATATTTCAGATAAAATCAGTTTCCCAGAAGGCACAAGACACGGAACCGTATTTAAAGTGAAGGAGAGTATATTGACCGACATAATATCGTTACATAACAATGGCTATAGCAAATAG